A window of Bacteroidia bacterium contains these coding sequences:
- the tatA gene encoding twin-arginine translocase TatA/TatE family subunit yields MIILFLGMPGGFEWILIVVIILLLFGGRKIPELMRGIGRGMKEFKKESAPDDEVNERSHEEEEFREKEQARRRKD; encoded by the coding sequence ATGATTATCTTATTTTTAGGAATGCCTGGAGGATTTGAATGGATCCTCATTGTGGTCATTATTCTTCTCCTGTTTGGCGGCAGGAAAATTCCTGAGTTGATGCGGGGCATTGGGAGAGGGATGAAGGAATTCAAAAAAGAATCAGCCCCGGACGATGAAGTTAATGAACGCTCCCACGAGGAGGAAGAGTTTCGTGAAAAAGAGCAAGCCCGGAGGCGCAAGGATTAA
- a CDS encoding LuxR C-terminal-related transcriptional regulator, translated as MKKSTTNYAPLDPDHVFSKLQLVHMSSLESENVMDSISKNAMKSFQEYDDSIKAQEPRDENLTPRELEILRLVAKGKTSQKISEEISLSKHTVDTHRRNIIQKLNIASTMDWYWNARLMNVI; from the coding sequence ATGAAAAAGAGTACTACCAACTACGCCCCTCTTGACCCAGACCACGTTTTCAGTAAACTGCAACTGGTTCACATGTCATCCCTTGAATCAGAGAATGTTATGGATTCAATTTCTAAGAATGCCATGAAATCTTTTCAGGAGTATGACGATAGTATTAAAGCACAGGAACCGAGAGATGAAAATCTCACACCCCGTGAACTGGAGATACTGAGATTAGTGGCTAAAGGCAAGACCAGTCAAAAAATTTCAGAAGAAATAAGTCTTTCAAAACATACGGTTGATACCCATCGAAGAAATATTATTCAGAAGCTGAATATCGCCAGCACCATGGATTGGTACTGGAATGCACGGCTGATGAATGTGATTTAG